The Flavobacterium sp. HJ-32-4 genome contains a region encoding:
- the nuoK gene encoding NADH-quinone oxidoreductase subunit NuoK produces MQTVLEQIDIQNYIYLSTILFCTGVFGVLYRRNAIIVFMSIEIMLNAVNLLLVAFSTFHQDAQGQVFVFFSMAVAAAEVAVGLAILVSIFRNLGSIDIDNLKKLKG; encoded by the coding sequence ATGCAGACAGTTTTAGAACAGATCGACATCCAGAACTACATCTACCTGTCGACGATCTTATTCTGTACGGGTGTGTTCGGGGTCTTGTACCGCCGCAACGCCATCATCGTATTCATGTCGATCGAGATTATGCTGAACGCCGTCAACCTGTTGCTGGTGGCCTTTTCGACCTTCCACCAGGACGCCCAGGGCCAGGTTTTCGTGTTTTTCTCGATGGCGGTTGCTGCCGCGGAAGTAGCGGTCGGTCTGGCCATCCTGGTATCGATTTTCCGGAACCTTGGCTCGATTGACATCGACAACCTCAAAAAATTAAAAGGATAG
- a CDS encoding NADH-quinone oxidoreductase subunit J, whose amino-acid sequence MPTALLLFYILSAITLGTAFLAIYSRNPIHSAIWLVLCFFSIAGHYLLLNAQFLALVHIIVYSGAIMILFLFTVMLMNLNKEDEVHKPRVTRLVAVILFALMLGSLVLIFSQNQTVSDVYSTTGEDYQSIKVLGYVLLSENDGFMVPFEFASVLLLVGMIGAVLLSKKEKTTTK is encoded by the coding sequence ATGCCGACGGCTTTACTTTTATTCTACATCCTTTCGGCCATCACGCTGGGTACGGCGTTTCTGGCGATTTACAGTCGTAACCCGATCCACAGTGCGATCTGGCTGGTGCTTTGCTTCTTTTCGATTGCGGGGCACTACCTGTTGCTGAACGCGCAGTTCCTGGCGCTGGTGCATATCATCGTTTATTCGGGCGCGATCATGATCCTGTTCCTGTTTACGGTCATGCTCATGAACCTGAACAAAGAAGATGAGGTGCACAAACCGCGGGTGACGCGTTTGGTAGCCGTCATCCTGTTCGCGCTGATGCTGGGTTCGTTAGTGCTGATTTTCAGTCAGAACCAAACGGTGTCGGACGTCTATTCGACCACAGGCGAGGATTACCAATCGATTAAAGTGCTCGGATATGTATTGCTGAGCGAGAACGACGGCTTTATGGTGCCGTTCGAATTCGCGTCGGTGTTGCTGCTGGTCGGTATGATTGGCGCCGTGTTATTGTCTAAAAAGGAAAAAACCACCACCAAATAA
- a CDS encoding NADH-quinone oxidoreductase subunit I: MSMQTMSLSGRKKEVSNKKMSFWESLYLVAIFKGLMITIRHLFTRKVTIKFPEQVRKRADVWRGRHMLMRDDQGRERCTACGLCALACPAEAITMKAEERKPGEEMLYREEKYASIYEINMLRCIFCGLCEEACPKQAIYLTKSGELVPAAYDRENFIFGKDQLVMPLDLAIANTKTA; encoded by the coding sequence ATGTCAATGCAGACGATGTCCCTTTCGGGACGGAAAAAAGAGGTTTCGAACAAAAAGATGTCTTTTTGGGAGAGCCTGTATCTGGTAGCGATCTTCAAGGGATTGATGATCACGATCCGGCACCTTTTCACGCGTAAAGTGACGATCAAGTTCCCCGAGCAGGTTCGGAAACGCGCCGATGTTTGGCGGGGTCGCCACATGCTGATGCGGGACGACCAGGGACGTGAGCGCTGTACGGCCTGTGGCCTGTGTGCGTTGGCGTGTCCGGCCGAGGCCATCACGATGAAGGCCGAAGAGCGCAAGCCGGGAGAGGAGATGCTGTATCGAGAAGAGAAGTATGCCTCGATCTATGAGATCAACATGCTTCGTTGTATCTTCTGTGGTTTGTGTGAGGAAGCGTGCCCGAAACAGGCCATCTACCTGACCAAATCGGGAGAACTTGTGCCAGCCGCCTACGACCGCGAGAATTTCATTTTTGGGAAAGACCAGCTGGTGATGCCGCTTGACCTTGCCATTGCCAATACTAAAACCGCCTGA
- the nuoH gene encoding NADH-quinone oxidoreductase subunit NuoH — MSDFVIEKGIFITVIFALTMLMAMYSTLAERKIAAWLQDRVGPNRAGKGGILQPLADGLKLFSKEEFLPDTPNKFLFIMGPAISMSIALMTSAVIPWGTNLQVGGHTVELQATDINVALLYVFGVLSVGVYGIMIGGWASNNKYSLMSAMRASSQMISYEVPMGLAIIGLIMIDGSLSLRHIAENQHGMNWNVFYQPVGFLIFLVCSFAETNRTPFDLAECEAELIGGYHTEYSSMRMGFYLFAEYASMFISSTILAVLYFGAYNYPGMDWVAENWGGNAASLIGFGVLFAKICFFIFFYMWVRWTIPRFRYDQLMRLGWRMFIPLAIANIVVTAVVLVWYDKL; from the coding sequence ATGAGTGATTTCGTCATAGAAAAAGGCATTTTCATCACCGTCATCTTCGCACTTACGATGCTGATGGCGATGTATTCGACCCTCGCCGAGCGCAAAATCGCGGCCTGGTTGCAAGACCGTGTAGGCCCGAACCGGGCTGGTAAAGGAGGTATCCTGCAACCGTTGGCAGACGGACTCAAGCTGTTCTCAAAAGAAGAGTTTTTGCCGGACACCCCTAACAAGTTCCTGTTTATCATGGGGCCGGCGATTTCCATGAGTATCGCACTCATGACCTCGGCGGTGATTCCGTGGGGTACGAACTTGCAGGTGGGCGGACACACGGTGGAGTTACAGGCGACCGATATCAATGTGGCGTTGCTGTATGTCTTCGGCGTATTGTCGGTAGGCGTATATGGCATCATGATCGGGGGATGGGCGTCGAACAACAAATACTCGCTGATGAGTGCCATGCGGGCCTCGTCGCAGATGATTTCCTATGAGGTGCCAATGGGATTGGCGATCATCGGATTAATCATGATCGACGGGTCGTTAAGCCTCCGCCATATTGCTGAGAACCAGCACGGAATGAACTGGAACGTTTTCTACCAGCCGGTAGGGTTCCTGATCTTCCTGGTGTGTTCGTTCGCCGAGACCAACCGTACGCCTTTTGACCTCGCGGAATGTGAGGCCGAGCTTATCGGGGGCTACCACACCGAGTATTCGTCGATGCGGATGGGCTTCTATCTGTTCGCGGAATATGCGAGTATGTTCATCTCGTCTACGATATTGGCGGTGCTGTATTTCGGTGCGTACAACTATCCGGGCATGGACTGGGTAGCGGAGAATTGGGGTGGCAATGCCGCGAGCCTCATTGGGTTTGGGGTGTTGTTCGCCAAGATTTGTTTCTTCATCTTTTTCTATATGTGGGTGCGTTGGACCATCCCGAGGTTTCGGTATGACCAGCTCATGCGTTTGGGATGGAGGATGTTTATCCCGTTGGCTATTGCGAACATCGTGGTGACCGCCGTGGTGTTGGTATGGTACGATAAGTTGTAA
- a CDS encoding 2Fe-2S iron-sulfur cluster-binding protein, translated as MKVTIDGQSIEVEPGTTILQAARMIGGESVPPAMCYYSKLKGSGGKCRCCLVEVSKGSDADPRPMPKLVASCVTGCMDGMEVNSTASERVQEARKSVTEFLLINHPLDCPVCDQAGECDLQNLSFKHGKSQTRYIEEKRTFAPEDIGPNIQLHMNRCILCYRCVMVADQLTDGRVHGVVDRGDHSNISTCISKAITNEFSGNMIDVCPVGALTDKTFRFKSRVWFNKPFNAHRNCDKCCGKVTVWMFGNEIQRVTGRKDEYHEVEEFICNECRFDHKDVKDWVIEGPRKFEKDSVINQNNYTRKIAPVVIETEEAILKGREQDRLKISMAAIPLKAGEQEAFNEGNV; from the coding sequence ATGAAAGTAACAATAGACGGTCAGTCGATAGAAGTAGAGCCAGGGACCACCATCCTGCAAGCGGCCCGTATGATCGGGGGCGAAAGCGTTCCGCCGGCGATGTGCTACTATTCCAAATTGAAGGGAAGCGGTGGTAAATGCCGTTGCTGCCTCGTGGAAGTGTCGAAAGGAAGTGACGCCGACCCGCGGCCGATGCCAAAACTCGTGGCATCGTGCGTAACAGGTTGTATGGACGGCATGGAGGTGAACAGTACGGCTTCGGAGCGCGTTCAGGAAGCCCGGAAATCGGTGACGGAGTTCCTCCTCATCAACCACCCGCTGGATTGCCCGGTGTGTGACCAGGCGGGCGAGTGCGACCTGCAGAACCTGAGCTTCAAGCACGGAAAATCGCAGACGCGCTATATCGAAGAAAAAAGGACGTTCGCGCCGGAAGATATCGGCCCGAACATCCAGTTGCATATGAACCGTTGCATCCTGTGCTACCGTTGCGTGATGGTCGCTGACCAACTGACCGACGGGCGTGTGCATGGAGTTGTAGACCGCGGTGACCACTCGAACATCTCTACCTGTATCTCGAAGGCCATCACCAATGAGTTCTCCGGAAACATGATCGACGTGTGCCCGGTAGGTGCCTTGACCGACAAAACCTTCCGTTTCAAGTCGCGTGTTTGGTTCAACAAGCCGTTCAACGCACACCGCAACTGCGACAAATGCTGTGGCAAGGTGACGGTGTGGATGTTCGGTAACGAAATCCAACGGGTGACAGGCCGTAAGGACGAATACCATGAAGTGGAGGAATTCATCTGCAACGAATGCCGTTTTGACCATAAAGACGTGAAGGATTGGGTGATCGAAGGACCACGCAAATTCGAGAAAGATTCGGTCATCAATCAGAATAATTATACCCGCAAGATCGCTCCGGTGGTCATTGAAACGGAAGAAGCGATCCTGAAAGGACGTGAACAGGACCGCTTGAAGATTTCCATGGCGGCCATTCCGTTGAAGGCAGGGGAGCAGGAAGCGTTTAACGAAGGAAACGTATAG
- the nuoF gene encoding NADH-quinone oxidoreductase subunit NuoF yields the protein MSRKILLDKINVPGIKSYEVYRANGGYASVEKALKTLTPDEVVEEVKTSGLRGRGGAGFPAGMKWSFIDKKSGKPRHLVCNADESEPGTFKDRFLMEYIPHLLIEGMITSSYALGANLSYIYIRGEYMWVFKILEKAINEARAAGWLGKNILGTGYDLDLYVHCGAGAYICGEETALIESLEGKRGNPRIKPPFPAVSGLWANPTVVNNVETIAAVPWIVNNGGAEYAKIGIGRSTGTKLISASGHIKNPGVYEIELGLSVDEFMNSDEYLGGMSSDRPLKAFVPGGSSVPILPANLIFKTANGEDRLMTYESLSDGGFATGSMLGSGGFIVYNDTACIVRNTWNFSRFYHHESCGQCSPCREGTGWLEKVLHRIETGYGREEDIDLLWSIQAKIEGNTICPLGDAAAWPVAAAIRHFRDEFEYHVRFPEKIKNRDHFVEEPFEKVKHLVGKATV from the coding sequence ATGAGCCGTAAGATATTATTAGACAAAATCAACGTTCCGGGCATTAAGTCGTATGAGGTGTACCGCGCCAATGGCGGGTACGCTTCGGTAGAAAAGGCCCTGAAAACGCTGACACCCGATGAGGTGGTAGAGGAAGTGAAGACCTCAGGCCTTCGCGGACGTGGTGGCGCAGGATTCCCTGCCGGTATGAAATGGAGCTTCATCGACAAGAAGTCGGGCAAGCCACGCCATTTGGTGTGCAACGCCGATGAATCGGAGCCGGGCACGTTCAAGGATCGTTTCCTGATGGAATACATCCCGCACCTGTTGATCGAAGGGATGATCACCTCGAGCTATGCGCTGGGTGCGAACCTGTCGTATATCTACATCCGCGGGGAATATATGTGGGTGTTCAAAATCCTGGAAAAGGCCATCAACGAGGCACGCGCCGCGGGATGGTTGGGAAAAAACATCCTCGGAACCGGATACGACCTTGACCTTTACGTACACTGCGGTGCCGGCGCCTACATCTGTGGTGAAGAAACCGCATTGATCGAATCGCTGGAAGGCAAACGCGGTAATCCCCGGATTAAGCCACCGTTTCCGGCTGTTTCCGGACTTTGGGCGAACCCGACCGTGGTCAACAACGTCGAAACCATCGCCGCCGTGCCATGGATCGTGAACAACGGAGGAGCGGAGTATGCCAAAATCGGTATCGGTCGCTCAACCGGAACCAAGTTGATTTCGGCTTCCGGCCACATCAAGAACCCGGGAGTATATGAAATTGAACTTGGACTTTCAGTTGACGAGTTCATGAATTCGGATGAATATTTGGGTGGTATGAGTTCCGATCGCCCGTTGAAAGCCTTCGTTCCCGGAGGTTCTTCGGTGCCGATCCTGCCGGCCAACCTGATTTTCAAAACTGCGAATGGTGAAGACCGTTTGATGACCTACGAATCGCTTTCGGACGGTGGCTTCGCTACCGGATCGATGCTGGGTTCAGGAGGTTTCATCGTATATAACGATACGGCCTGTATCGTGCGCAACACCTGGAATTTCTCCCGTTTCTACCACCACGAAAGCTGCGGGCAATGTTCGCCTTGCCGTGAAGGTACGGGTTGGTTGGAGAAGGTACTGCACCGGATTGAAACCGGTTACGGTCGCGAGGAAGACATTGACCTCTTGTGGAGCATACAGGCGAAGATTGAAGGAAATACGATTTGTCCGCTGGGTGACGCCGCCGCATGGCCGGTAGCCGCTGCCATCCGTCACTTCCGAGATGAATTCGAATACCACGTGCGCTTCCCTGAAAAGATCAAGAACCGCGATCACTTTGTGGAAGAGCCGTTTGAAAAAGTAAAACATTTGGTGGGGAAAGCCACTGTGTAG
- the nuoE gene encoding NAD(P)H-dependent oxidoreductase subunit E, giving the protein MERVHYTQNINITPELLARIEELCSHYPADKRKSALLPVLHEVQDAHDNWLSIELQDKVAEIMGIKPIEVYEVVTFYTMYNTKPIGKFMFEFCQTSPCCLNGVENLMDYTCEKLGVNVGETTPDGLFTVKGVECLGACGYAPMMQLGDFYQEHLTKEKVDQLIDDCKAGKITLHDKG; this is encoded by the coding sequence ATGGAGAGGGTCCATTACACACAAAATATCAACATCACGCCCGAGCTTTTGGCCCGGATCGAGGAGTTGTGCAGCCATTATCCGGCCGACAAACGAAAATCGGCCTTGTTGCCCGTACTGCACGAAGTACAGGATGCACACGATAACTGGCTGAGCATCGAACTTCAGGATAAAGTCGCGGAGATCATGGGTATCAAGCCGATCGAAGTGTACGAAGTGGTGACGTTTTACACGATGTATAACACCAAGCCTATCGGCAAATTCATGTTTGAGTTTTGCCAGACATCGCCGTGCTGCCTGAATGGTGTGGAAAACCTGATGGATTATACCTGCGAGAAACTCGGTGTAAACGTTGGCGAGACCACGCCAGATGGATTGTTTACCGTAAAAGGTGTCGAATGCCTCGGTGCATGTGGCTACGCGCCGATGATGCAGTTGGGTGATTTCTACCAGGAACACCTGACGAAAGAGAAAGTAGACCAGTTGATCGACGACTGCAAAGCCGGAAAAATCACTTTACACGATAAAGGATGA
- a CDS encoding NADH-quinone oxidoreductase subunit D — translation MASDLLLPPEIRFQGIIDKHKNDDGSELAILNLGPTHPATHGIFQNILLMDGERIIEGEGTVGYIHRAFEKIAENRPFYQINTLTDRMNYCSSPINNMGWWMTVEKALNIEVPKRVQYLRVIVMELARIADHIICNSVLGVDTGALTGFLYVFQYREKIYEIYEEICGARLTTNMGRIGGFERDWSPEAFRKLNVFLEEFPKIWGEFESLLVRNRIFMDRTINAGSITAEKAMSYGFTGPNLRAAGIDYDIRVAQPYSSYEDFDFEIPVGKSGDTYDRFCVRNAEVWESLKIIRQALDKMPEGPFHADVPDYYLPPKEDVYNTMEGLIYHFKIVMGEIPVPVTEVYHAVEGGNGELGFYLVTDGSRTPFRLHFRRPCFIYYQAFNEMVKGEMLSDAIATLSSLNVIAGELDA, via the coding sequence ATGGCATCAGATCTTCTTTTACCACCGGAAATCCGCTTCCAGGGCATCATCGACAAACACAAGAACGATGACGGAAGCGAACTCGCCATCCTGAACCTGGGGCCTACACACCCTGCGACCCACGGTATTTTCCAAAACATCCTCCTGATGGACGGTGAACGGATCATCGAAGGGGAAGGAACGGTAGGCTACATCCACCGGGCTTTTGAGAAAATCGCTGAAAACCGTCCGTTTTATCAAATCAATACGCTGACCGACCGGATGAACTATTGTTCGTCGCCCATCAACAACATGGGATGGTGGATGACGGTCGAGAAAGCGCTGAACATTGAAGTGCCGAAGCGTGTGCAGTACCTCCGCGTCATCGTGATGGAACTGGCCCGCATCGCTGACCATATCATCTGTAACTCGGTGTTGGGCGTCGATACCGGAGCCCTTACCGGCTTCCTCTATGTCTTCCAATACCGCGAGAAGATTTACGAGATTTACGAAGAGATCTGTGGCGCCCGTCTGACTACCAACATGGGTCGTATCGGCGGTTTTGAAAGGGATTGGAGTCCGGAAGCATTCCGCAAACTCAATGTATTCCTCGAGGAATTCCCGAAAATATGGGGCGAGTTCGAATCGCTGTTGGTTCGTAACCGGATCTTCATGGACCGTACGATCAACGCCGGCAGCATTACGGCAGAGAAGGCCATGAGCTACGGCTTTACCGGTCCGAACCTGCGTGCCGCGGGAATCGATTACGATATCCGGGTAGCACAGCCATACTCCTCCTACGAAGATTTCGATTTTGAAATTCCGGTTGGGAAATCAGGCGATACCTATGACCGTTTCTGCGTGCGCAATGCAGAGGTTTGGGAATCATTGAAAATCATCCGCCAGGCACTCGACAAAATGCCAGAAGGGCCGTTCCATGCGGATGTTCCGGATTATTACCTGCCGCCAAAAGAAGACGTATACAACACCATGGAAGGCCTCATCTACCACTTCAAGATCGTGATGGGTGAGATTCCGGTGCCGGTTACCGAAGTGTACCATGCGGTGGAAGGCGGAAACGGCGAATTGGGCTTTTACCTCGTCACGGACGGAAGCCGCACGCCATTCCGACTGCATTTCCGCCGCCCGTGCTTCATTTATTACCAGGCGTTCAATGAAATGGTGAAAGGTGAGATGCTCTCCGATGCCATCGCGACTTTGTCGTCGTTGAACGTGATTGCGGGAGAATTAGACGCATAG
- a CDS encoding NADH-quinone oxidoreductase subunit C — protein sequence MALENSVIQTKLVDTFDHLVSDFVQIHDILTFHVDSDAILQVMQFLRDDETLRFNFLTDLCGMHLPDADVDKRFAVVYHMHNWIDNKRIRIKCFLGEEPEIDSVTPLFLSANWQERETYDFYGIIFKGHPQLKRILNMDEMVSFPLRKEFPMEDGGRTDKDDRFFGRTVDNC from the coding sequence ATGGCACTGGAAAACTCCGTCATACAAACGAAACTCGTCGATACATTCGACCACCTCGTTTCCGATTTTGTACAGATTCACGACATCCTGACCTTTCACGTCGACTCCGACGCCATTCTACAGGTCATGCAGTTTCTGCGGGATGATGAAACGCTCCGTTTCAACTTCCTCACCGATCTCTGCGGGATGCACCTTCCGGATGCAGACGTCGACAAACGGTTTGCCGTGGTCTACCACATGCACAACTGGATCGACAACAAACGCATCCGCATCAAATGCTTCCTGGGCGAAGAACCGGAAATCGATTCGGTGACGCCGCTGTTCCTCAGCGCCAACTGGCAGGAGCGTGAGACCTATGATTTTTACGGGATTATCTTTAAAGGACACCCGCAACTGAAACGGATTTTGAATATGGACGAGATGGTGTCGTTCCCCTTGCGGAAGGAATTCCCGATGGAAGACGGCGGACGCACCGATAAAGATGACCGTTTCTTCGGAAGGACGGTCGATAACTGTTAA
- a CDS encoding NADH-quinone oxidoreductase subunit B: MSDSKINQVAAPEGYAGEGFFATKLSDVVGLARANSLWPLPFATSCCGIEFMATMASHYDVARFGSERMSFSPRQADMLLVMGTIAKKMAPILRQVYEQMAEPKWVISVGACACSGGIFDTYSVLQGIDKVIPVDVYVPGCPPRPEQILDGIMQLQELVKNESVRRRSSPEYQELLASYNIK; this comes from the coding sequence ATGAGCGATTCCAAGATAAACCAAGTTGCCGCTCCCGAAGGATATGCAGGGGAGGGTTTCTTTGCGACGAAGCTGAGTGATGTAGTCGGACTCGCGCGCGCCAATTCCCTTTGGCCGCTGCCGTTTGCTACGTCTTGCTGCGGTATTGAATTCATGGCGACGATGGCCTCGCACTACGATGTGGCGCGTTTTGGGTCGGAACGGATGAGTTTCTCGCCGCGCCAGGCCGACATGCTACTCGTGATGGGCACCATCGCCAAGAAAATGGCGCCGATCCTCCGTCAGGTATACGAACAGATGGCCGAACCAAAATGGGTGATTTCCGTAGGGGCCTGTGCCTGCTCGGGTGGTATTTTCGATACCTATTCGGTCTTACAGGGAATCGACAAAGTCATTCCGGTAGACGTTTACGTTCCGGGATGTCCGCCGCGTCCGGAACAGATCCTCGACGGTATCATGCAATTGCAGGAACTGGTCAAGAACGAATCCGTACGCCGTCGCAGTTCACCGGAATACCAGGAACTCCTCGCATCCTATAACATCAAGTAA
- a CDS encoding NADH-quinone oxidoreductase subunit A — translation MSNNQFDYLPILMQMGLAVSFVAVTIFISGLLGPSRKSKNKDKNFECGIESVGNARIPFAVKYFLVAILFVLFDVEVIFMYPWAVNFRDMGMDGIYKMGIFLALLVVGFYYVIKKKGLEWE, via the coding sequence ATGTCCAATAACCAATTCGATTACCTACCCATCCTCATGCAAATGGGGCTCGCCGTCAGCTTTGTGGCGGTCACCATTTTCATCTCCGGATTGTTGGGCCCGAGCCGCAAGTCAAAGAATAAGGACAAGAACTTCGAATGTGGTATCGAGTCGGTCGGAAACGCCCGGATTCCTTTTGCGGTGAAATATTTCCTTGTCGCCATCCTCTTTGTGCTTTTCGACGTCGAAGTCATCTTTATGTATCCGTGGGCGGTCAATTTCCGCGATATGGGGATGGATGGCATTTATAAAATGGGCATTTTCCTTGCGCTTCTCGTAGTAGGTTTCTACTACGTGATCAAGAAGAAAGGCCTTGAGTGGGAATAA
- a CDS encoding TspO/MBR family protein, with protein MRIFRAKITMNRYVKIVLFVATCLAVGFVSGLATREGVTTWYATIEKPSFNPPNWVFAPVWTLLYVMMGVAAGRVWGRSEAEPSEVRRALWFFWIQLALNALWSVLFFVLWNPLLALVELVLLWLMIYETWHKFRALDRVAGWLLVPYLAWVSFAGVLNASVWWLNR; from the coding sequence ATGCGTATCTTTAGGGCAAAAATCACCATGAACCGATACGTCAAGATCGTACTTTTCGTTGCCACTTGCCTCGCCGTGGGGTTTGTCTCCGGACTCGCCACGAGGGAGGGTGTCACGACCTGGTATGCCACCATCGAAAAACCGTCATTCAATCCGCCCAACTGGGTTTTTGCGCCCGTGTGGACGCTGTTGTACGTCATGATGGGTGTCGCTGCTGGCCGGGTGTGGGGGCGTAGCGAAGCCGAACCGTCGGAGGTGCGCCGGGCACTTTGGTTCTTCTGGATACAACTGGCGCTGAACGCCCTTTGGTCGGTGCTCTTTTTCGTGCTTTGGAACCCGCTCCTGGCCTTGGTAGAACTGGTGTTGCTATGGCTGATGATCTACGAAACATGGCACAAATTCCGGGCGCTCGATCGCGTCGCCGGATGGCTTTTGGTACCGTATTTGGCATGGGTAAGTTTTGCAGGGGTTCTGAACGCTTCCGTTTGGTGGCTGAACCGCTAG
- a CDS encoding diphosphomevalonate/mevalonate 3,5-bisphosphate decarboxylase family protein: protein MTHTDDFLPSGSPNVLETGKVGYSAPSNIALVKYWGKTSGQLPANPSISFTLQHCQTRTWLEFHKQALGTVSFDLFFEGKPKDSFRPKIQTFLERILPYQPFLNDYHLAIHTENTFPHSSGIASSASGMAALSACLMALEQQLYPDVNEAYFRTKASFLARLGSGSACRSLYGNPVVWGRHADVPGSSDLFGVTLPFELHPVFKNYQDTILLVDKGEKTVSSTAGHNLMHGHPYAERRFQQAHENLSELLKALETGDLDKFIAITESEALTLHAMMMTSMPYFILMKPNTLAILDRIWSFRRETGIPVCFTLDAGANVHVLYPENVRKAVLQLITGELVAYCEKGQYICDEVGDGMKPL from the coding sequence ATGACGCACACCGACGATTTCCTTCCTTCCGGTTCACCAAATGTCCTCGAAACAGGAAAAGTGGGTTACAGTGCCCCCAGTAACATCGCCCTGGTGAAGTATTGGGGCAAGACATCGGGGCAATTACCGGCCAATCCGTCGATCAGTTTTACGTTGCAGCATTGCCAAACACGGACTTGGTTGGAGTTCCATAAGCAGGCATTGGGAACCGTGTCATTTGACCTGTTTTTCGAAGGGAAGCCGAAAGACAGCTTCCGCCCCAAGATCCAGACCTTCCTGGAACGCATCCTGCCCTACCAGCCCTTCCTGAACGACTACCACCTGGCCATCCATACAGAAAACACGTTTCCGCACAGTTCCGGAATCGCCTCATCGGCCTCAGGGATGGCGGCGTTGTCGGCTTGCCTTATGGCATTGGAACAACAATTGTATCCGGACGTTAACGAAGCGTATTTCCGCACCAAGGCCTCCTTCCTGGCCCGGCTGGGTTCGGGAAGCGCCTGCCGCAGCCTGTATGGCAATCCGGTGGTGTGGGGTCGGCATGCCGATGTGCCTGGGAGTTCGGATTTGTTTGGGGTGACATTGCCTTTCGAACTGCATCCGGTTTTTAAAAATTACCAGGACACCATCCTGTTGGTCGATAAAGGAGAAAAGACGGTTTCGAGTACGGCCGGACACAACCTCATGCACGGACATCCGTATGCCGAACGCCGTTTCCAACAGGCACATGAGAACCTGTCGGAACTGCTAAAAGCGCTGGAAACGGGTGACCTGGATAAGTTCATCGCCATTACCGAAAGCGAGGCCCTGACGTTGCATGCGATGATGATGACCTCTATGCCCTACTTCATCCTCATGAAACCGAACACGCTGGCCATTCTCGACCGCATTTGGTCGTTCCGCCGCGAGACGGGTATTCCGGTTTGTTTCACGCTTGACGCCGGCGCGAATGTCCATGTTTTATACCCCGAAAACGTTCGCAAAGCGGTTTTGCAACTGATTACAGGCGAATTGGTTGCGTATTGTGAAAAGGGGCAGTATATTTGTGATGAAGTTGGTGACGGGATGAAACCGCTGTGA
- a CDS encoding four helix bundle protein, whose translation MKPNLVREKSFDFAVDIIALYEFLISQKEFVLSRQLLRSGTSIGAKIREAEYAVSKADFINKMSIALKEANETEYWLELLERTSVSSGYSLEESKRKVKELLRLLIRIIRSSKEAIASIK comes from the coding sequence ATGAAGCCGAATTTAGTACGAGAGAAGTCGTTTGACTTTGCTGTTGATATCATTGCCTTGTATGAATTCCTTATTTCACAAAAAGAGTTTGTCTTATCCAGACAACTATTGAGGTCGGGTACTTCAATTGGCGCAAAAATCCGGGAGGCCGAATATGCCGTAAGTAAAGCGGATTTCATCAACAAAATGTCAATTGCACTCAAAGAAGCGAATGAAACGGAGTATTGGCTGGAATTACTCGAACGAACAAGCGTGTCATCGGGCTACAGCCTGGAAGAGAGTAAACGCAAAGTAAAAGAGCTACTCCGTCTTTTGATTCGAATTATACGTTCATCCAAAGAAGCAATAGCGTCTATAAAGTAA